The genomic region TGATACTGATACGAAGAGATTTATTTCTACCTTCAATCATTAGTGGTATATTGACAGTAATAGTAATTATACCAATATATCTATTACTCTATAATTGGCTATCTCCAGATTATTGGATGAGATATTGGTTATTATATGATACAGAGTATGGAATAACAGTGCTGGGGAATATTCCTGTCACTGAAATTATATGGTATTTTTCATGGGGATGTTTAGCTGGCGCTGGGTATGACTTTGCATCTGGAAAAATAAAAGTATAAAATATATCACTTCTAAGGAAGTGGATTCGCCTTCCTTACAATTTGTGTAGAAGATATTCAAATTAAGTAATTGGTATCTCTGAGATATTTCCGTTAATGTTATGATAAGAAGAAATTCTATAGATGAAGGGACTAATGACTTTTAAGATGCAGTGAACGATGTAAAAAGGTATCACAGCGATTTTTAGCGAGTTCCTTAGTAATTTTTTCTGATCTGTAAATGTTATAATAGGCATAAATAAATAATATTGAGAGAAAACCTGAAATAAATCCTATGGTAACGAAGACAATGATAAATATGTTGTTTAAAATATTCATACTCTTCCTCCTTGAAGATTTATACTGGAATTATACAGCAGAATCCATTAAAAGTCAAATGTTATGTCACTTTTTTTATGCGGTATAAACGCAAGAAATTTTTTAAAAAAAATACAAATTTTTTTAATTATGGAGTGGAGATTGTCTCTAAAAGATGGTTTGTAATGCCTGAATAATGCAGAACTTGCAGAAAATTATATCAACTTGGCCTTCCTTAGAGAGGGTATTCACTTCTCAGGCTTAAGTAGTGGGAATAGGATCGTGTCCTTAATTGATACTGTATCCATAAACAACATTGCAAGTCTGTCAATCCCAATTCCCATTCCTGCAGCAGGAGGCATGCCATGTTCGAGTGCGCATAGATAATCATAATCCATCATCTGCGCCTCCTCGTCCCCAGCCTCTCTCATTCGCATCTGTTCCTCAAACCTTGCCTTTTGATCGAATGGATCATTCAGTTCAGTAAAGGCATTCCCTAACTCTCTCCCGCCGATAAATGGCTCAAATCTCTCGACAAAATTCGGATGATCATCCTTCGATTTTGAAAGTGGAGAGAGTTCCCTTGGATAATCAATAACAAGGGTTGGCTGGATTAGTCTATGTTCAACCTTTTCATCAAATATCTCACTTGCAATCTTCCAGATTGAAAGGTTTTTCTCTACTTCAATATTAGCAGATGCAGCGGCTTTCTTAGCCTCCTCCTTTGTCTTAATATCATTGAAATCGATACCTGTATATTTTTTTATTACATCAATGAATGTAATCTTTTCCCAAGGAGGAGTAAGATCAATTGTATGTCCCTGATAGTCGATGGCCATCTTGCCCATAAGTTTGTATGCTATTGTTGATATCATCTCCTGTGCAATATCAATCATATCATTATAATCT from Spirochaetota bacterium harbors:
- the lysS gene encoding lysine--tRNA ligase — protein: MMQAIAGGATARPFITHHNALDIDLYMRIAPELYLKRLLVGGFEKIFELNRNFRNEGISTKHNPEFTMLELYQAYADYNDMIDIAQEMISTIAYKLMGKMAIDYQGHTIDLTPPWEKITFIDVIKKYTGIDFNDIKTKEEAKKAAASANIEVEKNLSIWKIASEIFDEKVEHRLIQPTLVIDYPRELSPLSKSKDDHPNFVERFEPFIGGRELGNAFTELNDPFDQKARFEEQMRMREAGDEEAQMMDYDYLCALEHGMPPAAGMGIGIDRLAMLFMDTVSIKDTILFPLLKPEK